Proteins encoded together in one Janthinobacterium tructae window:
- a CDS encoding FAD-dependent oxidoreductase — MSSSRHYDVVIVGGGAAGTAAALTLARYTGLRVALLEKQLFDDYRAGETVSSSIFSMLDFLGVGRDLLDGAQLPAFSHAAAWGSADLMSRDAVFSSHGHGLHLDRRRYDAILLEQARLAGVALLRPAQLVQLEHGDPWRLRVASEGQETDLTARYLIDCSGKQATIVRQRKRPIHTEDSLVALYAYYQLAEPQFLPHRTLVETTRHGWYYAAPLPGERVALAFITDADILKRLRLKEPAPWREAAADTSHVRDIVARLPAPSALRHYAIHSRVASLPADENWTAAGDAAACFDPISSLGIGQAMASGIHAARVAEAFLAGDRDMAAGYRRSVFAAFETYLQMRRGFYGAEQRWRDAPFWQRRAAS; from the coding sequence ATGTCGTCATCGCGCCACTACGACGTCGTCATTGTCGGCGGTGGTGCCGCCGGCACTGCCGCCGCCCTGACCCTGGCCCGCTACACGGGCTTGCGCGTCGCCTTGCTGGAAAAGCAGCTGTTCGACGATTACAGGGCTGGCGAAACGGTATCGTCGTCCATCTTTTCGATGCTCGATTTTCTGGGCGTTGGGCGCGACCTGCTGGACGGCGCCCAGCTGCCCGCGTTTTCCCACGCGGCCGCGTGGGGCAGCGCCGATCTGATGTCGCGCGACGCCGTCTTCAGCAGCCACGGCCACGGCTTGCACCTGGACCGCAGGCGGTATGACGCCATCCTGCTTGAGCAGGCGCGGCTGGCGGGCGTGGCGCTGCTGCGTCCCGCGCAACTGGTGCAGCTCGAACACGGCGACCCGTGGCGTCTGCGCGTGGCGAGCGAGGGGCAGGAAACGGACCTGACGGCCCGTTACCTGATCGATTGCAGCGGCAAGCAGGCGACCATCGTGCGCCAGCGCAAACGCCCCATCCACACGGAAGACTCGCTGGTGGCGCTGTACGCCTATTATCAGCTGGCAGAGCCGCAATTCCTGCCGCACCGCACACTGGTGGAAACGACGCGGCACGGCTGGTATTACGCGGCGCCCCTGCCGGGCGAGCGCGTGGCGCTGGCCTTCATCACGGATGCCGACATCCTCAAGCGCCTGCGGTTGAAGGAGCCGGCGCCCTGGCGCGAGGCCGCCGCGGACACCTCGCACGTGCGCGATATCGTGGCGCGCCTGCCAGCGCCAAGCGCCCTGCGCCACTACGCCATCCACAGCCGGGTGGCGTCGCTGCCGGCCGATGAAAACTGGACGGCGGCGGGCGACGCGGCCGCCTGCTTCGACCCGATCTCCTCGCTGGGCATCGGCCAGGCCATGGCGTCGGGCATCCATGCGGCGCGCGTGGCGGAGGCGTTCCTGGCCGGCGACCGGGACATGGCAGCGGGCTACCGGCGCAGTGTCTTCGCCGCGTTTGAAACCTATCTGCAGATGCGGCGCGGCTTCTACGGCGCCGAGCAGCGCTGGCGCGATGCTCCGTTCTGGCAGCGCCGGGCCGCGTCCTGA
- a CDS encoding ferredoxin--NADP reductase, with translation MSSMNEERVLSVHHWTDTLFSFTTTRDPSLRFSNGHFTMIGLRVDGKPLLRAYSIASANYEEHLEFFSIKVPGGPLTSRLQHLQVGDTVIVGRKPTGTLVSDYLLPGKRLYMLSTGTGLAPFLSIVRDPDIYERFDQLILVHGVRQVDELAYRELLEEHLPKHEFLGEMVSDKLRYYPTVTREDFRNMGRITALIENGKLAADLGLPALNPAEDRVMICGSSDMLRDLKEMLEARGFKEGNTSTPGDFVVERAFAEK, from the coding sequence ATGAGTTCGATGAATGAAGAGCGCGTTTTAAGCGTGCACCACTGGACGGATACCCTGTTCTCCTTTACCACCACGCGCGACCCGTCGCTGCGTTTCTCGAATGGCCATTTCACCATGATCGGCCTGCGCGTCGATGGCAAGCCCTTGCTGCGCGCCTACAGTATCGCCAGCGCCAATTACGAAGAGCACCTGGAATTTTTCAGCATCAAGGTGCCGGGCGGCCCATTGACGTCGCGTTTGCAACATTTGCAAGTGGGCGACACCGTCATCGTCGGCCGCAAGCCGACGGGCACCCTGGTGTCCGACTACCTGCTGCCAGGCAAGCGCCTGTACATGCTGTCGACGGGCACGGGCCTGGCGCCATTCCTCAGCATCGTGCGCGATCCGGACATCTACGAGCGCTTCGACCAGCTGATCCTCGTGCACGGCGTGCGCCAGGTCGATGAACTGGCCTACCGCGAGCTGCTGGAAGAGCACCTGCCCAAGCATGAATTCCTGGGCGAAATGGTCAGCGACAAGCTGCGCTACTACCCGACCGTCACGCGCGAAGATTTCCGCAATATGGGCCGCATCACGGCACTGATCGAGAACGGCAAACTGGCCGCAGACCTGGGCTTGCCGGCGCTGAACCCGGCCGAAGACCGCGTCATGATCTGCGGCAGCTCGGACATGCTGCGTGACCTGAAGGAAATGCTGGAAGCGCGTGGCTTCAAGGAAGGCAATACCTCGACGCCTGGCGACTTCGTCGTCGAGCGCGCGTTCGCCGAAAAGTAA
- a CDS encoding phosphoethanolamine transferase produces MLILFCRVLFSIAGLLLFFLFDQLSANECLKLCVLLAAFLLGVGGMLHAWRGSSSASAVTLLLRIVVPVFYLDAAIKGFLRDYFGMRPNPNAVLQAMFATDQAETGEFFLHNSVALAQAAGWFVLVTAAVLLADRQLLRRQAARASRPPGLAQKCFAVSMAIFLVLLHVNTTMRRENPALFWPLRYQQYSAQLAAMKSMQQALTAAMAAPGDWHVRYAGEDARTVILVIGESTNRASMSLYGYPRATTPRLDAMRAKLLVFNDVISPASSTVESMMTMLTPADIGSPDAWMAKPNLLMLAEAAGYKTFWVSNQTRNDGWIGLLAGQADESDFINYGTGRGENNFDGNLFQPFAHALADSAPKKLIVVHLLGAHPSYDMRYPSRFAHFDQVQDAVSAQMASQGRSSWIRHQRDEYDNAIRYGDYVLGTLIGMADTAKAGRAASLLFVSDHGQEVGYSRNHAGHSASDKSGYEIPMLIWDNQQAPQSTAARAALESRPYQTDKLDATVLGLLKIETRYYAAHDDILSGAFQPVQRFMNGLQYQRGTPALVR; encoded by the coding sequence ATGCTGATTCTGTTTTGCCGTGTCCTGTTCAGCATTGCTGGCCTGTTGCTGTTCTTCCTCTTCGATCAGTTAAGTGCGAACGAATGCCTGAAATTGTGCGTCTTGCTGGCGGCCTTCCTGCTGGGCGTGGGCGGCATGCTGCACGCGTGGCGTGGCAGTTCCAGCGCCAGCGCGGTCACCTTGCTGCTGCGCATCGTGGTGCCCGTGTTTTACCTCGACGCTGCCATCAAGGGCTTCTTGCGTGACTATTTTGGCATGCGGCCCAATCCGAATGCCGTTTTGCAGGCCATGTTTGCGACAGATCAAGCCGAGACGGGAGAATTCTTCCTGCACAACAGCGTCGCCCTGGCGCAAGCGGCGGGCTGGTTTGTCCTCGTGACGGCGGCGGTGCTGCTGGCCGACCGCCAGTTGCTGCGCCGGCAAGCGGCGCGCGCCAGTCGCCCACCGGGCCTGGCGCAAAAATGCTTTGCCGTCAGCATGGCCATCTTTCTCGTGCTGCTGCACGTTAATACCACCATGCGGCGTGAAAATCCGGCCCTGTTCTGGCCGCTGCGCTACCAGCAGTACAGCGCGCAGCTGGCAGCGATGAAATCCATGCAGCAGGCGCTGACGGCGGCCATGGCCGCGCCGGGCGACTGGCATGTGCGCTATGCGGGCGAGGATGCGCGCACCGTCATCCTGGTGATCGGCGAGAGCACCAACCGCGCCTCGATGTCGCTGTATGGCTACCCTCGCGCCACCACGCCCCGGCTCGATGCCATGCGGGCGAAGCTGCTGGTGTTCAATGATGTGATTTCGCCCGCGTCCAGCACGGTGGAATCGATGATGACGATGCTCACGCCGGCCGATATCGGCAGCCCCGATGCGTGGATGGCCAAGCCGAATTTGCTGATGCTGGCCGAGGCGGCCGGCTACAAGACGTTCTGGGTCTCGAACCAGACGCGCAACGACGGCTGGATCGGTCTGCTGGCGGGCCAGGCCGATGAAAGCGACTTCATCAACTACGGTACTGGCCGCGGCGAAAACAATTTCGACGGCAACCTGTTCCAGCCATTCGCCCACGCGCTGGCCGATAGCGCGCCGAAAAAGCTCATCGTCGTGCATTTGCTGGGCGCCCATCCCAGCTATGACATGCGCTATCCCAGCCGTTTTGCGCATTTCGATCAGGTGCAGGACGCCGTCAGCGCGCAGATGGCCAGCCAGGGCAGGTCCAGCTGGATACGCCACCAGCGCGATGAGTACGATAACGCCATCCGCTATGGCGATTATGTGCTGGGCACCCTGATCGGCATGGCCGACACAGCCAAGGCCGGGCGCGCCGCCTCGCTGCTGTTTGTCTCCGACCATGGCCAGGAAGTGGGCTACAGCCGCAATCACGCGGGCCATTCCGCCTCCGACAAGAGCGGCTATGAAATTCCCATGTTAATCTGGGATAACCAGCAAGCGCCGCAATCGACGGCCGCGCGCGCCGCGCTGGAAAGCCGGCCGTATCAGACCGACAAGCTCGATGCGACCGTGCTGGGCTTGCTGAAGATCGAGACGCGCTATTACGCGGCGCATGACGATATCCTCAGCGGCGCCTTTCAGCCCGTGCAGCGCTTCATGAATGGCTTGCAATACCAGCGCGGCACGCCGGCGCTGGTGCGCTGA
- a CDS encoding type 1 glutamine amidotransferase family protein — MTRAITILTENFADWETALINSTARLYYGFYTQFATPGGLPVTSSGGMLVTPQLALEEIVLDELDLLMVCGGSHWQSGKAPDLGPLLRAARDNNTVLAGICDGTRVLAQAGVLDTVRHTSNSADNLLQTGYAGAALYQDVPWAVADQRIVTAPGTAPVSFTREVLRSLGIDDDNLTAYLTMHGAEHGQAER, encoded by the coding sequence ATGACACGTGCCATTACCATACTGACCGAGAACTTTGCCGATTGGGAAACCGCCCTGATCAATTCCACGGCGCGCCTGTATTACGGCTTTTACACGCAGTTCGCCACGCCGGGAGGCCTGCCCGTCACCTCGTCCGGTGGCATGTTGGTCACGCCGCAACTGGCACTGGAAGAGATTGTGCTCGATGAACTCGATTTGCTGATGGTGTGTGGCGGCAGCCACTGGCAAAGCGGCAAGGCGCCCGACCTGGGCCCCTTGCTGCGCGCCGCCCGCGACAACAATACTGTGCTGGCCGGCATTTGCGACGGCACGCGCGTGCTGGCGCAGGCAGGCGTGCTCGACACCGTGCGCCATACGTCCAACAGTGCGGACAACCTGTTACAAACGGGCTATGCGGGCGCGGCCCTGTACCAGGACGTACCGTGGGCCGTGGCCGACCAGCGCATCGTTACGGCACCGGGCACGGCGCCCGTCAGTTTTACGCGGGAAGTGCTGCGCAGCCTGGGCATTGACGACGACAACCTGACGGCCTACCTGACCATGCACGGGGCCGAGCACGGCCAGGCAGAACGCTAG
- a CDS encoding serine hydrolase domain-containing protein has product MTPRLPSVLLVMALAAIPAGVIAAPASPSQASRAAQEIGAFVRSEMRERQIPGLQLAVIQRGKVVLKHNFGLASLQYQVPVTDASLFSINSATKAFAGVAVMQLVQEGKIDLAAPIGQYLAGLPSAWQAVTVTQLLNHTSGLPDVLDQRSGKLVGPQPDDADAAWTAVQALPVEAKPGERFRYNQTNYVLLAQLIERQGGQSFTTFIQRRQFDVAGMPHSGFGDAKDVVAKKASSYVLDRGGNGYRNVIEDFPVFMRAGAGINSNAGELANWLISLQSGRLLAPASLARLWQPTSLNDGKPAPWALGWPSIGRAGHRAVAGIGGARSAFYVYPDDGLAIIILSNLAGGQPEQLIDTVAGFYIPALRQQRGGAYAAHLLRQQAASAGFDGLDKKLAAIRRQHGLSAPTEDDLNAWGYRLLGRQQPKQALAVFQLGVQLYPQGANGHDSLAEAYEADGATALAVTHYRRSLELDPGNTHAAARLRVLAPD; this is encoded by the coding sequence GTGACTCCACGCCTTCCTTCCGTCCTGCTCGTCATGGCGCTAGCCGCCATCCCCGCTGGTGTGATAGCCGCCCCTGCCAGCCCATCCCAGGCATCGCGCGCGGCACAGGAGATTGGCGCTTTCGTGCGCAGCGAAATGCGGGAGCGCCAGATTCCGGGACTGCAACTGGCGGTGATCCAGCGTGGCAAGGTCGTGCTGAAGCACAATTTTGGCCTGGCCAGCCTGCAATACCAGGTGCCCGTGACGGACGCCAGCCTGTTTTCCATCAATTCGGCAACGAAAGCGTTTGCCGGCGTGGCCGTGATGCAACTGGTGCAGGAGGGCAAGATCGATCTGGCGGCGCCCATCGGCCAGTACCTGGCGGGGCTGCCATCGGCATGGCAAGCCGTGACGGTGACGCAATTGCTCAACCATACTTCGGGCTTGCCCGATGTGCTGGACCAGCGCAGCGGCAAGCTGGTGGGGCCGCAGCCGGACGATGCCGATGCGGCGTGGACGGCGGTGCAGGCGCTGCCGGTGGAGGCAAAACCGGGTGAACGCTTCCGCTACAACCAGACCAATTACGTGCTGCTGGCGCAATTGATCGAACGGCAAGGCGGCCAGTCCTTTACTACCTTCATCCAGCGCCGGCAGTTTGACGTGGCCGGCATGCCGCACAGCGGCTTTGGTGATGCGAAGGACGTGGTCGCCAAGAAGGCCAGTTCCTACGTGCTGGACCGGGGCGGCAACGGTTACCGCAACGTGATCGAAGACTTTCCCGTCTTCATGCGCGCGGGGGCCGGTATCAATAGCAATGCGGGCGAACTGGCCAACTGGCTCATCTCGCTGCAGTCGGGACGCTTGCTGGCGCCCGCCAGTCTGGCACGGCTGTGGCAGCCGACCAGCTTGAATGACGGCAAGCCGGCGCCGTGGGCGCTGGGCTGGCCCAGCATCGGCCGCGCTGGCCACCGCGCCGTGGCCGGCATCGGCGGCGCCCGCTCGGCCTTTTATGTATATCCGGACGATGGCCTTGCCATCATTATTCTCAGCAACCTTGCAGGTGGCCAGCCGGAACAGCTGATCGATACCGTCGCCGGCTTCTATATTCCCGCCCTGCGCCAGCAGCGCGGCGGCGCGTATGCCGCGCACCTGCTGCGCCAGCAGGCCGCCAGCGCTGGTTTCGACGGGCTGGACAAGAAACTGGCGGCCATCCGGCGCCAGCACGGGCTGTCTGCGCCCACTGAAGACGATTTGAATGCCTGGGGCTACCGCCTGCTGGGCCGGCAGCAGCCGAAACAGGCGCTCGCCGTCTTCCAGTTGGGCGTGCAACTGTACCCGCAAGGGGCGAACGGCCACGACAGCCTGGCCGAAGCGTACGAGGCCGATGGCGCCACGGCGCTGGCCGTCACGCATTACCGCCGTTCGCTGGAGCTGGACCCCGGCAACACGCACGCCGCGGCGCGCTTGCGCGTGCTGGCCCCCGACTAG
- a CDS encoding immunity protein Imm33 domain-containing protein codes for MTVPISKTQQRICDKFGLQAQAPEPMVALAIGSLDQSPIYGTRIVLPENGTISWFIHCGEHDDASGFYQPLHAQHLHEMLPQVVDYLALPSGAKFILDREGYEDVWLEE; via the coding sequence ATGACCGTACCGATCAGCAAAACACAGCAGCGCATCTGCGACAAATTCGGCTTGCAGGCGCAGGCGCCCGAGCCCATGGTGGCCCTGGCCATCGGCAGCCTGGACCAATCGCCCATCTACGGCACGCGCATTGTGCTGCCGGAAAACGGCACCATCAGCTGGTTTATTCACTGCGGCGAACACGACGACGCCAGCGGCTTTTACCAGCCCCTGCATGCGCAACACCTGCACGAGATGCTGCCGCAAGTGGTCGATTATCTGGCCTTGCCCAGCGGCGCCAAATTCATTCTCGACCGCGAAGGCTATGAAGACGTGTGGCTGGAAGAGTAG
- a CDS encoding GFA family protein, with product MKKTYHGSCHCGAVRFAAEIDLAAPSLRCNCSYCLKIRCWASLVPPTAFRLLAGEADLSEYRFGAGRERHYFCRHCGVRPFGRGDSPRGGPFVGIGVNCLDDAAVAELAQVPVTFVDGSHDAWHTPPQETRHL from the coding sequence ATGAAAAAAACCTACCATGGCAGTTGCCACTGCGGCGCCGTGCGCTTCGCGGCCGAGATCGACCTGGCGGCGCCGAGTTTGCGCTGCAATTGTTCCTATTGCCTGAAAATTCGCTGCTGGGCCAGCCTGGTGCCGCCCACGGCTTTCCGCCTGCTGGCCGGAGAAGCGGACTTGAGCGAATACCGCTTCGGCGCCGGCCGCGAACGCCACTATTTTTGCCGCCATTGCGGCGTGCGCCCATTTGGTCGCGGCGATTCTCCCCGCGGCGGCCCGTTTGTCGGTATCGGCGTGAACTGCCTCGACGATGCCGCGGTGGCCGAACTGGCCCAGGTGCCCGTCACCTTTGTCGACGGCTCGCATGACGCGTGGCACACGCCGCCGCAGGAAACGCGGCATCTGTAA
- a CDS encoding DUF3297 family protein, which yields MNDTTTLPPLPDRLSIDPSSPYHVAAVFENDVGIRFNDKERLDVEEYCISERWIKVASTKSLDRRGRPLQIKLKGKVEAFYR from the coding sequence ATGAACGATACCACCACCTTACCCCCATTGCCCGATCGCCTGTCGATCGACCCCAGCAGCCCTTACCACGTTGCAGCCGTGTTCGAGAACGACGTCGGCATCCGCTTCAACGACAAGGAACGTCTTGACGTGGAAGAATATTGCATCAGCGAACGCTGGATCAAGGTCGCTTCCACCAAGTCGCTGGACCGCCGCGGCCGTCCACTGCAGATCAAGCTGAAGGGCAAAGTCGAAGCGTTTTACCGCTAA
- a CDS encoding glutaminyl-peptide cyclotransferase, which yields MKNIGKTSLKRTAGSLLLGLLCTVGLMSEMGYAQAALPVYGYFVKNTYPHDPQAFTQGLLFKDGHLYESTGQNGQSSLRKVELTTGKILQKSMLDKKVFGEGITDVGDEILGLTWISQTGYVFDQKTFKLKRTFSYQGEGWGLASDGKFVYMSDGTSAIRVLNPKTLAEVRRFEVKAEGRSIDRLNELEMVDGELFANVWGADVIARIDPASGKVVGWIDLTGLLPPEQRGTANPDAVLNGIAWDARGKRLFVTGKLWPKLFEIELIEIQRR from the coding sequence ATGAAGAATATCGGTAAAACAAGTCTGAAACGCACGGCAGGCTCGCTGCTGCTGGGATTGCTATGTACCGTGGGCCTGATGAGTGAAATGGGCTACGCCCAGGCCGCGCTCCCCGTGTATGGCTATTTCGTCAAGAATACCTATCCGCACGATCCGCAGGCATTTACCCAGGGCTTGCTGTTCAAAGACGGTCACCTGTATGAAAGCACGGGCCAGAATGGCCAGTCCTCCTTGCGCAAGGTGGAATTGACGACGGGCAAGATCTTGCAGAAAAGCATGCTCGACAAAAAAGTGTTCGGCGAAGGCATCACGGACGTGGGCGATGAGATCCTGGGCCTGACGTGGATTTCGCAGACCGGCTATGTCTTCGACCAGAAGACGTTCAAACTGAAACGCACCTTCAGCTACCAGGGCGAAGGCTGGGGCCTGGCCAGCGATGGTAAATTTGTCTACATGAGCGACGGCACCTCCGCCATCCGCGTACTGAATCCGAAAACCCTGGCCGAGGTGCGCCGCTTCGAGGTCAAGGCGGAAGGCCGTTCCATCGACCGCCTGAACGAACTGGAAATGGTCGACGGGGAACTGTTTGCCAATGTGTGGGGCGCGGACGTGATCGCCCGCATCGACCCGGCCAGCGGCAAGGTCGTGGGCTGGATCGACCTGACGGGCTTGCTGCCGCCGGAACAGCGGGGCACGGCCAATCCCGACGCCGTGCTCAACGGCATCGCCTGGGATGCGCGCGGCAAGCGCCTGTTTGTCACGGGCAAGCTGTGGCCCAAGCTGTTCGAGATCGAACTGATTGAAATCCAGCGCCGTTGA